The following coding sequences are from one Lipingzhangella halophila window:
- a CDS encoding methylated-DNA--[protein]-cysteine S-methyltransferase, which translates to MAHSTTAPQEALPLTVPAPDALPPVEFAEPGTGPPLYTIVASPIGEIMLTSDGESLTGLFMAPEAGWSTEIGADWRRDPAAFHDIKEQLRAYFAGELREFSVRLAPHGTPFQRRVWQALTTIPYGQTTSYGAIAFAIDRPSASRAVGAANGRNPISIIVPCHRIVGADGSLTGYGGGLPRKQHLLALERGRAAY; encoded by the coding sequence ATGGCACACAGCACCACCGCACCGCAAGAGGCGCTGCCGCTGACCGTCCCGGCCCCGGACGCGCTCCCGCCCGTCGAGTTCGCCGAGCCGGGAACCGGGCCGCCGCTCTACACGATCGTGGCGTCACCCATCGGCGAGATCATGCTCACCTCCGACGGGGAGTCCCTGACCGGCCTGTTCATGGCGCCCGAGGCCGGATGGAGCACCGAGATCGGCGCCGACTGGCGCCGCGACCCCGCAGCCTTCCACGACATCAAAGAACAACTCCGCGCGTACTTCGCGGGCGAGCTGCGAGAGTTCTCGGTACGCCTCGCACCGCACGGAACTCCGTTCCAGCGGCGCGTGTGGCAGGCGCTCACCACCATCCCGTACGGGCAAACCACCAGCTACGGCGCTATCGCGTTCGCCATCGACCGGCCATCTGCATCACGCGCCGTGGGTGCGGCCAACGGGCGCAACCCGATCTCGATCATCGTGCCCTGCCACCGCATCGTCGGGGCCGATGGCTCCCTGACCGGCTACGGCGGCGGCCTCCCCCGCAAGCAGCATCTGCTCGCTCTGGAGAGGGGACGAGCCGCCTACTGA
- a CDS encoding alpha/beta hydrolase — MHRSYAVLMPADLRPDPIVEPESTWWRWRDTDVHIERMGDPAAAARMILLHGAGGHAAAMFPYAALAAQRGFRVLVPDLPGFGRTRVPRRHAVRYDDWVRLACDLALAEKQAHPDEPLHLLGASMGGMLAYDVATRTGAASRVLVTCLLDPRDPVARRHITHFPWLGDVARPFMRVAAGPLAGVSVPMPWLTKMRAISNEPALVDLVLRDRRGGRNRMPLGFLRTFLDSAPAVEPEEASGPAIVLAHPADDRWTPHEVSMRFFDRIAAPKEIVMLENAGHYPVESPGARQLVEAMGTAGPEPHKGLAG, encoded by the coding sequence ATGCACAGATCCTACGCGGTGCTCATGCCCGCTGACCTCCGGCCTGACCCGATTGTTGAGCCTGAATCCACCTGGTGGCGCTGGCGTGACACCGATGTGCACATCGAACGCATGGGGGATCCTGCCGCAGCCGCCCGGATGATCCTGCTGCACGGCGCGGGCGGGCACGCCGCGGCGATGTTTCCCTACGCGGCCCTCGCAGCCCAGAGAGGTTTCCGGGTGCTCGTTCCCGACCTCCCCGGCTTCGGTCGCACCCGTGTCCCGCGCCGGCACGCGGTCCGGTACGACGACTGGGTGAGGCTCGCGTGCGACCTCGCGTTGGCCGAGAAGCAGGCACATCCCGACGAGCCCCTGCACCTTCTGGGAGCGAGTATGGGCGGGATGCTCGCGTATGACGTCGCCACCCGGACGGGTGCCGCCAGCCGTGTTCTGGTGACCTGCCTGCTGGACCCGCGCGACCCGGTGGCCCGCCGGCACATTACGCACTTCCCGTGGCTCGGCGACGTCGCCCGACCTTTCATGCGCGTTGCCGCGGGCCCGCTGGCGGGCGTGTCGGTCCCCATGCCCTGGCTGACCAAAATGCGCGCTATCAGCAACGAACCCGCGCTGGTCGACCTTGTCCTGCGGGACCGGCGCGGCGGCAGGAACCGGATGCCGCTGGGGTTCCTGCGCACCTTCCTTGATTCGGCGCCCGCGGTCGAGCCGGAGGAGGCTTCCGGGCCGGCGATCGTGCTAGCGCATCCGGCGGACGACCGCTGGACGCCGCATGAGGTGAGTATGCGGTTCTTCGACCGGATCGCCGCGCCCAAGGAGATCGTGATGCTGGAGAACGCCGGCCACTACCCGGTCGAGTCGCCTGGGGCGCGTCAACTGGTCGAGGCAATGGGCACGGCCGGGCCGGAGCCCCACAAAGGTTTGGCCGGCTGA
- a CDS encoding TetR/AcrR family transcriptional regulator: MAAVSALPTVVTTRIGGIIDTPRKKPRQVRSRETVDAVLEAAAQLFEREGLDTTTNRIAERSGFSIGTLYQYFPNKWALLYGLAEHHIEKAHERLGGVLIQLREQEPDWDDTVRELAAASVDLHRHRPRLHALMYHYAPRAPEGIARLDTLHETLVSEVTGHLVRCDRGGDDPARTAAMLVHAADAQLHRVLLGRGDDAEALTWSLLAMTPR, encoded by the coding sequence ATGGCAGCAGTCTCAGCGCTGCCGACAGTGGTGACAACTCGCATTGGGGGCATCATCGACACCCCCCGCAAGAAGCCGCGCCAGGTGCGATCCCGCGAGACGGTGGACGCGGTCTTGGAGGCTGCTGCTCAGCTTTTCGAACGCGAGGGCCTGGACACCACCACGAACCGGATTGCCGAACGCTCGGGTTTCTCGATCGGCACTCTGTACCAGTACTTCCCGAACAAGTGGGCGTTGCTGTACGGCCTGGCTGAGCACCACATCGAGAAGGCGCATGAGCGTCTGGGAGGGGTGCTTATCCAACTCCGGGAGCAGGAACCGGACTGGGACGACACTGTGCGCGAGCTCGCGGCGGCCTCGGTCGATCTGCACCGCCACCGCCCACGGTTGCACGCGCTGATGTACCACTACGCGCCACGCGCGCCCGAGGGGATCGCCCGGCTGGATACCCTGCACGAAACTCTCGTCTCCGAGGTCACCGGCCACCTGGTTCGCTGCGACCGCGGCGGGGACGACCCGGCCCGAACCGCGGCGATGCTGGTGCATGCCGCCGACGCGCAGCTGCACCGTGTGCTTCTCGGCCGCGGCGACGACGCGGAGGCGCTCACGTGGTCGCTGCTGGCAATGACGCCTCGCTGA
- a CDS encoding SIMPL domain-containing protein — MPEANAPNPRPAPIVRVRGSATLEVEPELVRFTVVVAAQDKDRRLTLERLTRRNDTIRGRIREFGDAVEDMNSGALRVQPVLRDGRGERIRNYHGQVRLHVAMNDFGAMGSLLPELADQELSDVQGPWWRLRPNSEVYVRARSRAVREAVERARVYVEALGAQLTGVVELADVGLSSDQGNAPTQQAMGGGSPMRARGAPPGSAEASPPPLNLEPEQIEVSAKLEATFTMSHPSDL; from the coding sequence ATGCCGGAGGCGAATGCCCCGAATCCCCGTCCTGCCCCGATAGTCCGGGTCCGTGGTTCGGCCACCCTGGAGGTCGAACCGGAACTCGTCCGCTTCACGGTGGTGGTGGCCGCCCAGGACAAGGACCGGCGGCTCACTCTGGAACGCCTGACCCGCCGCAACGACACGATCCGCGGACGGATCCGTGAGTTCGGCGATGCGGTGGAAGACATGAACAGCGGCGCGTTACGCGTCCAGCCGGTGCTGCGCGACGGGCGCGGCGAGCGGATCCGCAACTACCACGGCCAGGTCCGGCTGCACGTCGCGATGAACGACTTCGGGGCTATGGGGAGCCTCCTGCCCGAACTCGCCGACCAAGAGTTGAGCGACGTTCAGGGGCCATGGTGGCGGCTTCGCCCTAACTCCGAGGTCTACGTTCGGGCCCGTTCACGGGCGGTGCGGGAAGCGGTCGAGCGGGCCCGGGTTTATGTCGAGGCGCTTGGAGCGCAGCTCACCGGTGTTGTCGAACTCGCCGACGTGGGACTCAGTTCGGACCAGGGAAATGCGCCAACGCAACAGGCTATGGGCGGCGGCTCTCCGATGCGAGCACGCGGCGCACCCCCGGGGTCCGCCGAGGCATCGCCTCCGCCGCTGAACCTGGAACCGGAACAGATCGAGGTCTCCGCCAAACTGGAGGCCACCTTTACCATGTCCCATCCCAGCGACCTCTGA
- the pcrA gene encoding DNA helicase PcrA, giving the protein MSVQEQLLEGLNVPQRDAVTHTGGPLLIVAGAGSGKTRVLTHRIAYLLAERGVRAGEVLAITFTNKAAAEMRERIEGLLGQRVANAMWVMTFHASCVRILRREGSRLGYPSSFTIYDAADSQRLMQLVCRELDLDPKRYPPKSFSAQVSNLKNELVDYETYNEQAQTDQEKKLASAYTLYQQRLHEAGAMDFDDLIMITVNLLQMFPDVAEHYRRRFRHILVDEYQDTNHAQYVLVRELVGTGEDASGEAPTVPRPELCVVGDADQSIYAFRGATIRNILEFERDYPEARTILLEQNYRSTQNILSAANAVIERNDGRPAKNLWSQQGVGPTLTGYVADNEHDEAAFVVGEIDNLTDEGACTPGEVAVFYRTNAQSRVFEDVFIRTGLPYKIVGGVRFYERKEIRDVLAYLRVLANPEDTVSLRRILNVPKRGIGDRAEETIELFAARERISFAKALRRAEEAPGIATRSLKAVREFVALLEELEELAPTSTPAEVVDAVLQRTGYLSELANSKDIQDESRVENLEEFVGVAREFENTFSGPLYAEDNDADEPDGASAPAETGQDEGPTLVDFLEQISLVADTDQIPDTAEGGGVVTLMTLHAAKGLEFPVVFLTGMEDGVFPHMRTLGDKTALEEERRLAYVGITRAQERLYISRAAVRSAWGTPSYNPPSRFLDEIPQDLVDWRRSETSFGGAPARARTRPPSGKEARDVPTLTPGDKVNHESFGLGTVLLVEGTGDKTKARIDFGADIGEKDFLVKFAPVEKL; this is encoded by the coding sequence GTGTCGGTCCAAGAGCAGCTTCTCGAAGGTCTCAACGTCCCGCAGCGCGATGCCGTGACCCACACTGGCGGCCCGCTGCTGATCGTTGCGGGCGCGGGTTCCGGTAAGACCCGGGTCCTGACCCACCGCATCGCCTACCTGCTGGCCGAGCGCGGTGTACGCGCCGGTGAGGTACTCGCGATTACCTTCACCAACAAGGCCGCCGCGGAGATGCGCGAGCGCATCGAAGGGCTGCTGGGCCAGCGCGTCGCCAATGCGATGTGGGTGATGACGTTCCACGCGTCCTGCGTGCGGATCCTCCGCCGCGAGGGGAGCCGGCTCGGGTACCCGAGCAGCTTCACCATCTACGACGCGGCCGACTCCCAGCGGTTGATGCAGTTGGTCTGCCGCGAACTGGACCTGGACCCCAAGCGCTACCCGCCGAAGTCGTTCTCCGCGCAGGTGTCCAACCTGAAGAACGAACTCGTTGACTACGAGACCTACAACGAGCAGGCGCAGACCGACCAGGAGAAGAAGCTCGCCAGCGCCTACACGCTGTACCAGCAGCGGCTGCACGAGGCCGGCGCGATGGACTTCGATGACCTGATCATGATCACGGTCAACCTGCTGCAGATGTTCCCCGACGTCGCGGAGCACTACCGGCGGCGGTTCCGGCACATCCTCGTCGACGAGTACCAGGACACCAACCACGCCCAGTACGTGCTGGTGCGCGAGCTGGTGGGTACCGGCGAGGACGCGAGCGGCGAGGCCCCCACCGTCCCGCGCCCGGAGCTGTGCGTGGTGGGCGACGCCGACCAGTCCATCTACGCCTTCCGCGGCGCGACCATCCGCAACATCCTGGAGTTCGAGCGCGACTATCCCGAGGCGCGGACGATCCTGCTGGAACAGAACTACCGCTCCACGCAGAACATCCTCAGCGCCGCGAACGCCGTCATCGAGCGCAACGACGGGCGGCCCGCCAAGAACCTCTGGTCTCAGCAGGGAGTCGGCCCGACGCTGACCGGCTATGTGGCCGACAACGAGCACGACGAGGCGGCGTTCGTCGTGGGCGAGATCGACAACCTGACCGACGAGGGTGCGTGCACGCCGGGCGAGGTGGCGGTGTTCTACCGGACCAACGCCCAGTCCCGGGTGTTCGAGGACGTGTTCATCCGCACGGGGCTGCCGTACAAGATCGTCGGTGGGGTGCGCTTCTACGAGCGCAAGGAGATCCGGGACGTCCTCGCCTACCTCCGGGTGCTCGCCAACCCCGAGGACACGGTGAGCCTGCGCCGCATCCTGAACGTGCCCAAGAGGGGGATCGGCGACCGGGCCGAGGAGACGATCGAGCTCTTCGCCGCGCGTGAGCGGATCTCCTTCGCGAAGGCGCTGCGCCGGGCTGAGGAGGCCCCGGGGATCGCCACGCGGTCCCTGAAGGCGGTCCGGGAGTTCGTGGCCCTGCTGGAGGAGTTGGAGGAGCTGGCCCCGACCAGCACGCCGGCCGAGGTCGTCGACGCGGTGTTGCAGCGGACCGGTTACCTGTCGGAGCTGGCGAACTCCAAGGACATCCAGGACGAGAGCCGCGTGGAGAACCTGGAGGAGTTCGTCGGGGTGGCGCGGGAGTTCGAGAACACCTTCTCCGGTCCGCTCTACGCCGAGGACAACGATGCCGACGAACCCGACGGTGCGTCCGCGCCCGCCGAAACGGGGCAGGACGAGGGGCCCACACTGGTGGACTTCCTGGAGCAGATCTCCCTGGTGGCCGATACCGACCAGATCCCGGACACGGCCGAAGGCGGCGGGGTCGTCACCCTGATGACGCTGCACGCCGCGAAGGGGTTGGAGTTCCCGGTGGTGTTCCTCACCGGTATGGAGGACGGGGTCTTCCCCCACATGCGCACGCTGGGCGACAAGACGGCGCTGGAGGAGGAACGGCGGCTGGCCTACGTGGGAATCACCCGAGCCCAGGAGCGGTTGTACATCAGCAGGGCGGCGGTGCGGAGCGCCTGGGGAACCCCCTCGTACAACCCGCCGTCGCGGTTCCTCGACGAGATCCCGCAGGACCTGGTCGACTGGCGCCGTTCCGAGACGTCGTTCGGCGGCGCCCCGGCCCGGGCGCGAACCCGGCCTCCGTCGGGGAAGGAAGCCAGGGACGTTCCTACGCTCACGCCGGGCGACAAAGTCAACCACGAGTCGTTCGGCCTCGGCACAGTGCTGCTCGTGGAGGGCACAGGCGACAAGACCAAGGCGCGCATCGACTTCGGTGCTGACATCGGCGAGAAGGACTTCCTGGTCAAGTTCGCTCCAGTCGAGAAGCTGTAG
- a CDS encoding response regulator has product MADEKTTFGAGATAPRVVIVDDHRLFRSGVRGELGDAVDVIGEAGDVDSAVHVISEHQPDLVLLDVHLPGGGGVEVLRRVLARYPEIKFLALSVSDAAEDVIGVVRGGARGYVTKTISGKELADAIIRVADGDAVFSPRLAGFVLDAFAATDSPPMDPELDRLTQREREVLRLIARGYAYKEVGKELFISVKTVETHVSSVLRKLQLSNRHELSRWATARKLL; this is encoded by the coding sequence GTGGCAGACGAGAAGACGACGTTCGGCGCGGGCGCAACGGCACCGCGTGTGGTCATCGTGGATGACCACCGGCTCTTCCGGAGCGGAGTACGCGGAGAGCTCGGCGACGCGGTCGACGTCATCGGCGAGGCAGGCGACGTCGACAGCGCGGTGCACGTCATCAGCGAGCACCAGCCCGACCTCGTGCTGCTCGACGTCCATCTCCCGGGCGGGGGCGGGGTCGAGGTGTTGCGCCGGGTGCTGGCCCGGTACCCGGAGATCAAGTTTCTCGCGCTGTCGGTGTCCGACGCCGCCGAGGACGTCATCGGCGTGGTCCGCGGTGGCGCACGGGGGTACGTCACCAAGACGATCTCCGGTAAGGAGCTCGCCGACGCGATCATCCGGGTCGCCGACGGCGACGCCGTCTTCTCACCGCGCCTCGCCGGCTTCGTCCTGGACGCGTTCGCGGCCACCGACTCCCCGCCGATGGACCCCGAACTCGACCGCCTCACGCAGCGGGAACGCGAGGTCCTGCGCCTCATCGCGCGCGGCTACGCCTACAAAGAGGTGGGCAAGGAGCTCTTCATCTCGGTGAAGACGGTCGAGACCCATGTGTCCTCGGTGCTGCGCAAGCTCCAGCTCTCCAACCGGCACGAACTCAGCCGCTGGGCCACCGCGCGCAAGCTGCTCTGA
- a CDS encoding ATP-binding protein, whose amino-acid sequence MTETAGDTPRYYRARDGRVLAGVAAGLAEHLGIPALVPRLAFAALGFSGIGIVIYAVLLYFVPVRPQDAPPTEEGGEPRPRRDRRQLLGYLALAGVVGALLLLLSGLTLDPVLWFLVFGALGAAMLWRQANPTLRDELVAAKPLHSKRGWLRTGIGVLLILIGVIGFLVFQDQLAEARTGLTFALTLIVGIALTAAPWIVVLVRERDRERRERIRNQERAELAAHIHDSVLHTLTLIQRRSDDPREVQRLARVQERALRSWLYQRPADADSTVKPALERVAAEVEEAHGVPIEVVCVGDGPVGDGVRAQLRASREAMVNASKYADTTNISVFCEVEPEEVAVFVRDRGRGFDLDAVPDDRMGVRGSIIGRMERHGGSARIRTAPGEGTEVQLRMPLATRSE is encoded by the coding sequence TTGACCGAGACGGCCGGCGATACGCCGCGCTACTACCGCGCGCGCGATGGGCGGGTGCTCGCCGGGGTCGCGGCCGGGTTGGCGGAACACCTGGGCATCCCGGCGCTCGTGCCCCGACTGGCGTTCGCCGCACTGGGGTTCTCTGGGATCGGCATCGTCATCTACGCCGTACTGCTGTACTTCGTACCGGTGCGTCCCCAGGACGCGCCACCCACCGAGGAAGGGGGGGAACCCCGGCCGCGTCGCGATCGGCGCCAGCTGCTCGGGTATCTCGCCCTCGCCGGGGTCGTGGGGGCGCTGCTGCTCCTCCTCTCCGGCTTGACGCTCGACCCGGTGCTCTGGTTCCTGGTGTTCGGCGCGCTCGGCGCGGCGATGCTGTGGCGGCAGGCCAACCCCACGCTCCGGGACGAGCTGGTCGCCGCGAAGCCCCTCCACAGCAAGAGAGGGTGGCTGCGCACCGGGATCGGCGTCCTGCTCATCCTCATCGGTGTCATCGGCTTCCTGGTCTTCCAGGACCAGCTCGCGGAGGCGCGTACGGGGCTGACGTTCGCGCTCACCCTGATCGTCGGCATCGCCCTGACCGCCGCGCCGTGGATCGTGGTCCTGGTCCGCGAGCGCGACCGGGAGCGCCGCGAACGCATCCGGAACCAGGAACGCGCCGAACTCGCGGCACACATCCACGACTCTGTGCTGCACACACTGACCCTCATCCAGCGCCGGTCCGATGACCCGCGCGAGGTGCAGCGGCTGGCCCGTGTCCAGGAACGGGCGCTGCGTAGCTGGCTGTACCAGCGGCCGGCCGACGCCGACAGCACCGTCAAACCCGCACTGGAACGCGTGGCCGCCGAGGTGGAGGAAGCGCACGGGGTGCCGATCGAGGTGGTCTGCGTGGGCGACGGGCCGGTCGGCGACGGCGTCCGCGCCCAACTTCGGGCGAGCCGGGAGGCGATGGTCAACGCGTCCAAGTACGCCGACACGACGAATATCTCGGTGTTCTGCGAGGTCGAGCCCGAGGAGGTGGCCGTCTTCGTCCGGGACCGCGGTCGGGGGTTCGACCTCGACGCCGTCCCGGACGACCGCATGGGCGTGCGCGGTTCCATCATCGGCCGGATGGAACGGCACGGTGGTAGCGCCCGCATCCGTACCGCGCCCGGAGAGGGGACCGAGGTCCAGCTGCGTATGCCGCTCGCCACGCGGTCGGAGTGA
- a CDS encoding PspC domain-containing protein, translating into METQEPGAPSSDGLAEGGHGRELRKNPEAGVITGVCAGLGEFTRVDPVVWRTAFAITGLASGTGLWLYGGAWLLMRSSEGGPAMAEQLLDRRFAPESVLTLLGLALASATALSLIGGISGGTLMLATPLILGGLTAHSRGIDLKQALRDLPAQLKAKEPPPVPPKPEPAPTYYNPAQPWAAAPSGPVDLSVIAHQSAQDTAEDSGEENEEEEEDQDGEHTATERARISAQRAREQARETTERQRERKKARRRERGILLFTPVFWVIVVAGIIFGVSGEHPLSALLGPVFLGSVVTVIGAALLAGTWFGDRRGLVSLGALVTLLAIATTSTDLTSLRLGSEHWRPAAPAEVREYQLDGGQAELDLTAMELEPGERVDVSADVRFGEVKVVVPETARVDVHATAAFGSVLIGDERWSGGNLDVRRAMEPGSTGGAPEDAEREQPDEGGAEPAELNVRLMSHSADMEVRRVAR; encoded by the coding sequence GTGGAAACGCAGGAGCCGGGAGCGCCCAGCTCGGATGGCTTGGCGGAAGGGGGCCACGGTCGGGAGCTCCGCAAGAATCCCGAGGCCGGCGTCATTACGGGGGTTTGCGCCGGCCTCGGGGAGTTCACGCGAGTGGACCCGGTCGTGTGGCGGACCGCGTTCGCGATCACCGGCCTCGCCAGCGGTACCGGACTATGGCTCTACGGCGGCGCATGGCTGCTCATGCGCAGTTCCGAGGGCGGGCCGGCAATGGCGGAGCAGCTTCTCGACCGCCGGTTCGCCCCCGAGTCCGTGCTGACACTCCTGGGTTTGGCCCTGGCCTCGGCGACCGCGCTCAGCCTCATCGGCGGCATCAGTGGGGGGACACTGATGCTCGCGACCCCACTCATCCTCGGCGGGCTCACGGCGCACAGCCGCGGCATCGACCTGAAACAGGCGCTTCGCGACCTCCCCGCACAGCTGAAGGCGAAGGAACCGCCCCCCGTCCCGCCCAAACCAGAACCGGCACCGACCTACTACAACCCCGCTCAGCCGTGGGCGGCGGCCCCCAGCGGGCCGGTCGACCTCTCTGTCATCGCGCACCAGTCCGCTCAGGACACGGCGGAGGACAGCGGGGAAGAGAACGAGGAAGAGGAAGAGGACCAGGATGGTGAGCACACCGCGACGGAACGGGCCCGGATCTCCGCACAGCGAGCACGGGAGCAAGCACGGGAGACGACCGAGAGGCAGCGAGAGCGCAAGAAGGCCAGGCGGCGCGAGCGTGGCATCCTCCTGTTCACCCCAGTGTTCTGGGTCATCGTGGTCGCCGGCATCATCTTCGGGGTCTCTGGGGAGCACCCGTTGTCCGCACTGCTCGGCCCCGTATTCCTGGGAAGCGTTGTCACCGTCATCGGGGCGGCCCTGCTGGCCGGAACCTGGTTCGGCGACCGGCGCGGCCTGGTCAGCCTGGGTGCCCTGGTGACCCTGCTCGCGATCGCCACCACCAGCACGGATCTGACCAGCCTGCGGCTCGGCTCGGAGCACTGGCGTCCCGCGGCGCCCGCCGAGGTGCGGGAGTACCAGCTCGACGGGGGCCAGGCGGAACTGGATCTCACCGCGATGGAGCTGGAACCGGGCGAGCGTGTCGACGTTAGTGCGGACGTGCGCTTCGGGGAGGTCAAGGTGGTGGTCCCGGAGACGGCGCGCGTCGACGTGCACGCCACGGCGGCGTTCGGCAGCGTCCTGATCGGTGACGAGCGGTGGTCCGGTGGCAACCTCGATGTCCGCAGGGCCATGGAACCCGGCAGTACGGGAGGGGCGCCGGAAGACGCGGAACGGGAACAGCCGGACGAGGGCGGGGCCGAGCCTGCCGAGCTGAACGTGCGTCTGATGTCCCACAGTGCCGATATGGAGGTGCGGCGTGTCGCGCGTTAG
- a CDS encoding crotonase/enoyl-CoA hydratase family protein has protein sequence MSDEVSYTTEDGVAVITINRPKAKNSVNAATAHAIAEALDDLDTRTDLTIGILTGAGGTFCAGMDLKAFMQGEVPVVEGRGFAGFAQRPPRKPLVAAVEGYALAGGFEVVLGCDLVVAAEDARFGIPEVKRGLVAGGGGLLRLQNRIPRNIAMELALTGDYVDAPRAAELGLVNKVTASGGALEGAQNLAARVAANAPLAVAASKRVIVESGDWSSEQMWDRQDEVMAPVYSSKDAMEGAAAFAEKRAPNWSGE, from the coding sequence GTGAGCGATGAGGTCAGCTACACCACCGAGGACGGCGTCGCCGTCATCACGATCAACCGGCCCAAGGCCAAGAACTCGGTCAACGCCGCGACCGCCCACGCGATTGCCGAAGCACTCGACGATCTCGACACGCGCACGGACCTGACAATCGGGATCCTTACCGGCGCCGGCGGCACGTTCTGCGCCGGGATGGACCTCAAGGCGTTCATGCAGGGCGAGGTTCCCGTTGTTGAGGGACGCGGGTTCGCTGGGTTCGCGCAGCGCCCACCGCGTAAGCCACTGGTCGCCGCGGTCGAGGGTTACGCCCTCGCCGGCGGGTTCGAGGTGGTCCTGGGATGCGACCTGGTGGTCGCCGCCGAGGACGCCCGGTTCGGCATTCCCGAGGTGAAGCGCGGCCTGGTCGCCGGAGGCGGCGGGCTGCTCCGGCTGCAGAACCGGATCCCGCGGAACATCGCGATGGAGCTCGCTCTCACCGGCGACTATGTCGATGCCCCGCGCGCCGCTGAGCTTGGGCTGGTCAACAAGGTCACCGCGAGTGGCGGCGCGCTGGAGGGGGCACAGAACCTCGCGGCCCGCGTGGCCGCCAACGCCCCGCTGGCGGTCGCCGCGTCCAAGCGGGTCATTGTCGAGTCCGGCGACTGGTCGAGTGAGCAGATGTGGGACCGCCAGGACGAGGTCATGGCGCCGGTCTACTCCAGTAAGGACGCCATGGAGGGCGCCGCCGCGTTCGCCGAGAAGCGCGCGCCCAACTGGAGCGGCGAGTAG
- a CDS encoding SDR family NAD(P)-dependent oxidoreductase encodes MELNGVSALVTGGASGLGEATVRELASAGATVVIADLNAERGEELAKSVGGRFVATDVTDEGQVEAAVQAAVDTGKPLRVAVACAGIGWVTRTVNREGQPHDLASYKKVIDVNLIGTFNLVRLAAAAISGTERIGEDGERGAIVNTASVAGVEGQVGQIAYSASKGGIIGMTVPAARDLAAAGVRVNTVAPGILDTPIYGQGPEAEEFKKHLASPVPFPKRLGTPAEFGHLVRSLLENSYINAEVVRIDGGLRMPPK; translated from the coding sequence ATGGAGCTGAATGGAGTATCCGCCCTCGTAACCGGGGGCGCGAGTGGTCTTGGCGAGGCCACCGTGCGGGAGCTGGCCTCCGCTGGTGCGACCGTCGTCATCGCCGACCTGAACGCCGAGCGCGGTGAGGAGCTGGCCAAGAGCGTCGGCGGCCGTTTCGTGGCCACCGACGTGACCGACGAGGGTCAGGTCGAGGCCGCTGTGCAGGCCGCGGTCGACACCGGTAAGCCGCTGCGTGTCGCGGTCGCCTGCGCCGGTATCGGGTGGGTCACGCGCACGGTGAACCGCGAGGGTCAGCCGCACGACCTCGCCAGTTACAAGAAGGTCATCGACGTCAACCTGATCGGCACCTTCAACCTGGTGCGCCTGGCCGCCGCCGCGATATCCGGGACCGAGAGGATCGGCGAGGACGGCGAGCGCGGCGCGATCGTCAACACCGCCTCCGTGGCGGGCGTCGAGGGGCAGGTGGGCCAGATCGCCTACTCCGCCTCGAAGGGCGGAATCATCGGCATGACGGTGCCCGCCGCGCGCGACCTCGCCGCTGCCGGCGTGCGGGTGAACACGGTGGCGCCGGGGATCCTCGACACCCCCATCTACGGTCAGGGGCCCGAGGCGGAGGAGTTCAAGAAGCACCTGGCCTCGCCGGTGCCGTTCCCCAAGCGCCTGGGAACCCCGGCGGAGTTCGGTCACCTGGTCCGGTCGCTGCTGGAGAACAGCTACATCAACGCCGAGGTCGTCCGGATCGACGGTGGCCTGCGCATGCCACCGAAGTAG
- a CDS encoding TFIIB-type zinc ribbon-containing protein, which yields MTCPKCQGQMQTFDRQGVHIDRCGDCSGIFLDRGELEQLVDAEQKHNSAPPPDPEMRQQPQPQPQRPAYGGYRDSPRPYRSYPDSPKPYGSYPDSPKPYGQRRRKKSFLESLFD from the coding sequence GTGACTTGTCCAAAGTGCCAGGGCCAAATGCAAACCTTCGACCGCCAGGGAGTCCACATCGACCGCTGCGGCGACTGCAGCGGGATCTTCCTCGACAGGGGCGAACTGGAGCAGCTCGTCGACGCCGAGCAGAAACACAACAGCGCCCCGCCGCCCGATCCCGAGATGCGGCAGCAGCCACAGCCGCAACCGCAGCGCCCCGCCTACGGCGGGTACCGGGACTCGCCGCGGCCGTACCGCTCCTACCCCGACTCACCGAAGCCGTACGGTTCCTACCCCGATTCCCCGAAGCCCTACGGGCAGCGCCGGCGCAAGAAGAGCTTCCTTGAGTCGCTGTTCGACTAG